One Methanobacterium alcaliphilum genomic window carries:
- a CDS encoding DUF2096 domain-containing protein, which yields MSSFPIEQTWLVLVNLLTDLRKNNIDVPTKINEDIRLVRTSINFYKKDPTHPDMMNELKRINDFLNSIQDSLLILAESLGNDYYQEWVDKLMRASRGEEIYASKETKSRFIVGAPPGFSAARVTLKEAIAEDRVQDIAEELNLIIEFEEDEVIALYGDAANVKTGLKEIGSFFRD from the coding sequence ATGAGCAGTTTCCCAATTGAACAAACGTGGCTGGTCTTAGTCAATCTTTTAACTGATCTTCGAAAAAATAACATAGATGTACCTACAAAGATTAATGAGGATATTAGATTAGTAAGAACATCAATCAATTTTTATAAAAAAGATCCCACCCATCCTGACATGATGAATGAATTAAAGAGAATAAATGATTTTTTGAATTCTATTCAAGATTCTTTGCTAATATTAGCAGAAAGTTTAGGAAATGATTATTATCAAGAATGGGTCGATAAATTAATGAGGGCATCTCGAGGTGAAGAGATATATGCCTCAAAGGAGACCAAGTCCCGATTCATTGTTGGTGCCCCGCCGGGATTTTCTGCTGCGAGAGTAACTCTAAAAGAAGCTATTGCTGAGGATAGAGTTCAGGACATTGCAGAAGAACTAAATCTAATTATAGAATTTGAAGAAGATGAAGTAATTGCACTCTATGGTGATGCAGCTAATGTTAAAACTGGTCTAAAAGAAATAGGATCTTTTTTTAGAGATTGA